CGCCGGGCCAGAGATGCGCGTGATTTCCCCCGCTGTCCCTGCCATGTGTCCGTCCTCTCCGGCGCGGCTGCGCGCCCGCCGCGCTCACGGCGCTCGGTGCTACTTCAGCTTCACGGCAAACCCGATATGCTCCTTCACCAACCGCGCGATGTAGGCTTCTCCGCTCTCGAGGTGCGCCCTCGGCGCTGGAAGCGGCACGACGACCGGCAGGTCGCGCCCCCGAAGGAGCCGCCCCCGGGCATCGTCGGTGCCCCGCAGGAGATCTTCGTTGACG
The sequence above is drawn from the bacterium genome and encodes:
- a CDS encoding V-type ATP synthase subunit F gives rise to the protein MHKVVVITDSETATGFRLAGVEVREAASPEAALELIREYAAAGYGLLIVNEDLLRGTDDARGRLLRGRDLPVVVPLPAPRAHLESGEAYIARLVKEHIGFAVKLK